One window from the genome of Entelurus aequoreus isolate RoL-2023_Sb linkage group LG04, RoL_Eaeq_v1.1, whole genome shotgun sequence encodes:
- the LOC133648586 gene encoding solute carrier family 22 member 2-like isoform X1 produces MNTQCMCLCSVFMLMRRVWRSAPLHSPLTFGLTRPVKNEEDRASCHFVLITAAAMTSFDDILEEAGKFGRSQRRIFALLCFVSMPWAGVYVGIVFQGFTPDHWCRDDAVQQWRQTCGRSLADGRSVIAPLVNVSGVLQHSSCEQYDVDWNATLTCDAQKMDLGSTPTTPCKSGWEYDYEGRRSFVTEFGLVCSDAWLVDMFQAMLNIGFLLGSITIGYLADRFGRRLSFLMSNVFNGIAGILVAVAPNYVSMLIFRMLYGFGVKGGWMAGYVLITEIVGVEYRRTVGVVYQMFFSVGLLVLPLLAYFITDWRWLQVVITVPYILFISYYWFIPESPRWLLSQNRRSQAVAITEAMAKENKRTLSKNIETLTDENADPSATASFMDLIRTPKMRKHTFILSFNWFTSAVVYQGLIMRLGIMGGNVYISFLISALMEFPAALLILFTIERVGRRLPFAAANVVAGAACLITAFLPDSVPWLKTAVACVGRLGITMTFEMVVFVNTELYPTFVRNLGVSVCSTLCDIGGIAAPFLLYRLATIWLELPLIIFGILAFLAGALVLLLPETRGVPLPDTINDIEYPDKVKLKAMQKNQQLTTLLPPDANISSNQNPASV; encoded by the exons ATGAACACTCAGTGCATGTGTCTGTGCTCTGTGTTTATGTTAATGAGGCGAGTATGGCGTAGCGCTCCGCTGCACAGCCCGCTGACCTTTGGTCTAACCCGTCCTGTTAAAAATGAAGAGGACCGGGCCAGCTGCCACTTTGTGCTCATCACCGCCGCTGCCATGACCTCGTTTGACGACATCTTGGAGGAAGCCGGGAAGTTCGGCCGCAGCCAGAGGCGCATTTTCGCCCTGCTGTGCTTCGTGTCCATGCCCTGGGCCGGCGTGTACGTGGGCATCGTCTTCCAGGGTTTCACCCCAGACCATTGGTGCCGTGACGACGCCGTCCAGCAATGGAGGCAAACGTGCGGTCGGAGCTTGGCCGATGGCCGAAGTGTGATTGCGCCGCTGGTCAACGTGTCCGGCGTGCTGCAGCACAGCAGCTGCGAGCAGTACGACGTGGACTGGAACGCCACGCTCACCTGCGACGCTCAAAAGATGGACCTGGGCAGCACACCCACAACGCCCTGCAAGAGCGGCTGGGAGTACGACTATGAGGGGAGGCGGTCCTTCGTCACGGAG TTTGGCCTGGTGTGCTCTGACGCTTGGTTGGTGGACATGTTCCAGGCCATGCTCAACATCGGCTTCCTGCTGGGCAGCATAACCATCGGTTACCTGGCCGACAG GTTTGGCAGGAGGTTAAGCTTCCTGATGTCCAACGTGTTCAACGGGATCGCGGGGATCCTGGTGGCTGTGGCGCCCAACTACGTGTCCATGTTGATCTTCAGGATGCTGTACGGCTTTGGCGTGAAGGGAGGCTGGATGGCGGGATACGTGCTGA TCACAGAGATCGTGGGTGTGGAGTACAGGCGCACAGTGGGCGTGGTTTACCAGATGTTCTTCAGTGTAGGTCTCCTGGTGCTCCCCCTGCTGGCCTACTTCATCACTGACTGGCGATGGCTGCAGGTCGTCATCACTGTGCCCTACATCCTGTTCATCAGCTACTACTG GTTCATTCCGGAGTCTCCAAGATGGCTGCTGTCCCAGAACAGGAGGTCCCAAGCTGTGGCAATCACTGAGGCCATGGCCAAGGAGAACAAGAGGACTTTGTCCAAGAACATTGAG ACTTTAACTGATGAAAACGCTGATCCTTCTGCCACCGCCTCCTTCATGGACTTGATCAGAACGCCCAAAATGAGGAAGCACACCTTCATCCTCAGCTTTAACTG GTTTACCAGTGCAGTGGTCTACCAGGGTCTGATTATGCGACTGGGCATTATGGGAGGAAATGTCTACATCAGCTTCCTCATCTCCGCTCTCATGGAGTTTCCCGCCGCTTTGCTCATCCTCTTCACCATCGAGCGTGTTGGCCGCCGCTTGCCCTTTGCCGCCGCCAACGTAGTGGCCGGAGCCGCTTGCTTAATCACCGCTTTCCTTCCAGACA GTGTGCCCTGGTTGAAGACGGCAGTGGCTTGCGTGGGCCGACTGGGCATCACCATGACGTTTGAGATGGTCGTCTTTGTCAACACGGAACTCTACCCGACGTTCGTCAG AAACCTGGGTGTGTCCGTGTGCTCCACACTGTGCGACATCGGCGGCATCGCTGCTCCTTTCCTCCTCTACCGGCTGGCCACCATCTGGCTGGAACTACCCCTCATAATTTTTG GCATTCTGGCTTTTCTGGCCGGCGCGTTGGTCTTGCTGCTCCCGGAAACACGAGGTGTCCCGCTGCCCGACACCATCAATGACATCGAGTACCCTGACAA GGTGAAGCTAAAAGCCATGCAGAAGAACCAGCAGTTGACCACGCTCCTTCCCCCCGACGCCAACATTTCAAGTAACCAAAACCCAGCAAGCGTTTGA
- the LOC133648586 gene encoding solute carrier family 22 member 2-like isoform X2, which yields MNTQCMCLCSVFMLMRRVWRSAPLHSPLTFGLTRPVKNEEDRASCHFVLITAAAMTSFDDILEEAGKFGRSQRRIFALLCFVSMPWAGVYVGIVFQGFTPDHWCRDDAVQQWRQTCGRSLADGRSVIAPLVNVSGVLQHSSCEQYDVDWNATLTCDAQKMDLGSTPTTPCKSGWEYDYEGRRSFVTEFGLVCSDAWLVDMFQAMLNIGFLLGSITIGYLADRFGRRLSFLMSNVFNGIAGILVAVAPNYVSMLIFRMLYGFGVKGGWMAGYVLKIVGVEYRRTVGVVYQMFFSVGLLVLPLLAYFITDWRWLQVVITVPYILFISYYWFIPESPRWLLSQNRRSQAVAITEAMAKENKRTLSKNIETLTDENADPSATASFMDLIRTPKMRKHTFILSFNWFTSAVVYQGLIMRLGIMGGNVYISFLISALMEFPAALLILFTIERVGRRLPFAAANVVAGAACLITAFLPDSVPWLKTAVACVGRLGITMTFEMVVFVNTELYPTFVRNLGVSVCSTLCDIGGIAAPFLLYRLATIWLELPLIIFGILAFLAGALVLLLPETRGVPLPDTINDIEYPDKVKLKAMQKNQQLTTLLPPDANISSNQNPASV from the exons ATGAACACTCAGTGCATGTGTCTGTGCTCTGTGTTTATGTTAATGAGGCGAGTATGGCGTAGCGCTCCGCTGCACAGCCCGCTGACCTTTGGTCTAACCCGTCCTGTTAAAAATGAAGAGGACCGGGCCAGCTGCCACTTTGTGCTCATCACCGCCGCTGCCATGACCTCGTTTGACGACATCTTGGAGGAAGCCGGGAAGTTCGGCCGCAGCCAGAGGCGCATTTTCGCCCTGCTGTGCTTCGTGTCCATGCCCTGGGCCGGCGTGTACGTGGGCATCGTCTTCCAGGGTTTCACCCCAGACCATTGGTGCCGTGACGACGCCGTCCAGCAATGGAGGCAAACGTGCGGTCGGAGCTTGGCCGATGGCCGAAGTGTGATTGCGCCGCTGGTCAACGTGTCCGGCGTGCTGCAGCACAGCAGCTGCGAGCAGTACGACGTGGACTGGAACGCCACGCTCACCTGCGACGCTCAAAAGATGGACCTGGGCAGCACACCCACAACGCCCTGCAAGAGCGGCTGGGAGTACGACTATGAGGGGAGGCGGTCCTTCGTCACGGAG TTTGGCCTGGTGTGCTCTGACGCTTGGTTGGTGGACATGTTCCAGGCCATGCTCAACATCGGCTTCCTGCTGGGCAGCATAACCATCGGTTACCTGGCCGACAG GTTTGGCAGGAGGTTAAGCTTCCTGATGTCCAACGTGTTCAACGGGATCGCGGGGATCCTGGTGGCTGTGGCGCCCAACTACGTGTCCATGTTGATCTTCAGGATGCTGTACGGCTTTGGCGTGAAGGGAGGCTGGATGGCGGGATACGTGCTGA AGATCGTGGGTGTGGAGTACAGGCGCACAGTGGGCGTGGTTTACCAGATGTTCTTCAGTGTAGGTCTCCTGGTGCTCCCCCTGCTGGCCTACTTCATCACTGACTGGCGATGGCTGCAGGTCGTCATCACTGTGCCCTACATCCTGTTCATCAGCTACTACTG GTTCATTCCGGAGTCTCCAAGATGGCTGCTGTCCCAGAACAGGAGGTCCCAAGCTGTGGCAATCACTGAGGCCATGGCCAAGGAGAACAAGAGGACTTTGTCCAAGAACATTGAG ACTTTAACTGATGAAAACGCTGATCCTTCTGCCACCGCCTCCTTCATGGACTTGATCAGAACGCCCAAAATGAGGAAGCACACCTTCATCCTCAGCTTTAACTG GTTTACCAGTGCAGTGGTCTACCAGGGTCTGATTATGCGACTGGGCATTATGGGAGGAAATGTCTACATCAGCTTCCTCATCTCCGCTCTCATGGAGTTTCCCGCCGCTTTGCTCATCCTCTTCACCATCGAGCGTGTTGGCCGCCGCTTGCCCTTTGCCGCCGCCAACGTAGTGGCCGGAGCCGCTTGCTTAATCACCGCTTTCCTTCCAGACA GTGTGCCCTGGTTGAAGACGGCAGTGGCTTGCGTGGGCCGACTGGGCATCACCATGACGTTTGAGATGGTCGTCTTTGTCAACACGGAACTCTACCCGACGTTCGTCAG AAACCTGGGTGTGTCCGTGTGCTCCACACTGTGCGACATCGGCGGCATCGCTGCTCCTTTCCTCCTCTACCGGCTGGCCACCATCTGGCTGGAACTACCCCTCATAATTTTTG GCATTCTGGCTTTTCTGGCCGGCGCGTTGGTCTTGCTGCTCCCGGAAACACGAGGTGTCCCGCTGCCCGACACCATCAATGACATCGAGTACCCTGACAA GGTGAAGCTAAAAGCCATGCAGAAGAACCAGCAGTTGACCACGCTCCTTCCCCCCGACGCCAACATTTCAAGTAACCAAAACCCAGCAAGCGTTTGA
- the LOC133648586 gene encoding solute carrier family 22 member 2-like isoform X3, with protein MNTQCMCLCSVFMLMRRVWRSAPLHSPLTFGLTRPVKNEEDRASCHFVLITAAAMTSFDDILEEAGKFGRSQRRIFALLCFVSMPWAGVYVGIVFQGFTPDHWCRDDAVQQWRQTCGRSLADGRSVIAPLVNVSGVLQHSSCEQYDVDWNATLTCDAQKMDLGSTPTTPCKSGWEYDYEGRRSFVTEFGLVCSDAWLVDMFQAMLNIGFLLGSITIGYLADRFGRRLSFLMSNVFNGIAGILVAVAPNYVSMLIFRMLYGFGVKGGWMAGYVLITEIVGVEYRRTVGVVYQMFFSVGLLVLPLLAYFITDWRWLQVVITVPYILFISYYWFIPESPRWLLSQNRRSQAVAITEAMAKENKRTLSKNIETLTDENADPSATASFMDLIRTPKMRKHTFILSFNWFTSAVVYQGLIMRLGIMGGNVYISFLISALMEFPAALLILFTIERVGRRLPFAAANMFGCSYGSSRRRRCALVEDGSGLRGPTGHHHDV; from the exons ATGAACACTCAGTGCATGTGTCTGTGCTCTGTGTTTATGTTAATGAGGCGAGTATGGCGTAGCGCTCCGCTGCACAGCCCGCTGACCTTTGGTCTAACCCGTCCTGTTAAAAATGAAGAGGACCGGGCCAGCTGCCACTTTGTGCTCATCACCGCCGCTGCCATGACCTCGTTTGACGACATCTTGGAGGAAGCCGGGAAGTTCGGCCGCAGCCAGAGGCGCATTTTCGCCCTGCTGTGCTTCGTGTCCATGCCCTGGGCCGGCGTGTACGTGGGCATCGTCTTCCAGGGTTTCACCCCAGACCATTGGTGCCGTGACGACGCCGTCCAGCAATGGAGGCAAACGTGCGGTCGGAGCTTGGCCGATGGCCGAAGTGTGATTGCGCCGCTGGTCAACGTGTCCGGCGTGCTGCAGCACAGCAGCTGCGAGCAGTACGACGTGGACTGGAACGCCACGCTCACCTGCGACGCTCAAAAGATGGACCTGGGCAGCACACCCACAACGCCCTGCAAGAGCGGCTGGGAGTACGACTATGAGGGGAGGCGGTCCTTCGTCACGGAG TTTGGCCTGGTGTGCTCTGACGCTTGGTTGGTGGACATGTTCCAGGCCATGCTCAACATCGGCTTCCTGCTGGGCAGCATAACCATCGGTTACCTGGCCGACAG GTTTGGCAGGAGGTTAAGCTTCCTGATGTCCAACGTGTTCAACGGGATCGCGGGGATCCTGGTGGCTGTGGCGCCCAACTACGTGTCCATGTTGATCTTCAGGATGCTGTACGGCTTTGGCGTGAAGGGAGGCTGGATGGCGGGATACGTGCTGA TCACAGAGATCGTGGGTGTGGAGTACAGGCGCACAGTGGGCGTGGTTTACCAGATGTTCTTCAGTGTAGGTCTCCTGGTGCTCCCCCTGCTGGCCTACTTCATCACTGACTGGCGATGGCTGCAGGTCGTCATCACTGTGCCCTACATCCTGTTCATCAGCTACTACTG GTTCATTCCGGAGTCTCCAAGATGGCTGCTGTCCCAGAACAGGAGGTCCCAAGCTGTGGCAATCACTGAGGCCATGGCCAAGGAGAACAAGAGGACTTTGTCCAAGAACATTGAG ACTTTAACTGATGAAAACGCTGATCCTTCTGCCACCGCCTCCTTCATGGACTTGATCAGAACGCCCAAAATGAGGAAGCACACCTTCATCCTCAGCTTTAACTG GTTTACCAGTGCAGTGGTCTACCAGGGTCTGATTATGCGACTGGGCATTATGGGAGGAAATGTCTACATCAGCTTCCTCATCTCCGCTCTCATGGAGTTTCCCGCCGCTTTGCTCATCCTCTTCACCATCGAGCGTGTTGGCCGCCGCTTGCCCTTTGCCGCCGCCAAC ATGTTTGGATGCTCTTACGGTTCCTCTCGTCGTCGCAGGTGTGCCCTGGTTGAAGACGGCAGTGGCTTGCGTGGGCCGACTGGGCATCACCATGACGTTTGA